The stretch of DNA TTTTCTGCACTGCCGTGACTTGCGGTGTAACTGTTGCTGTACTAGCGCTCGCTGCAGGCTTAGCCACAGATGCTGATGGCTGCGACGGTTTTACGCCGAGTGCAGTGCGTCCATTCTGGGACAATGCACGTCGTCTCTCTAACGCCGCGGCTCGTGACGAACGTGGACTTGCTGTACTATTTTCCATAGGGTCGTTCATGCTCTTATCCTTCCGTATTCAACAGACCCTCACACGGGTCAATAGCTGCGAGGGTCATCTGCTGGATAGTCTGTCTACCTGGCCAACCTGCTTAACGACCGCGAAACACTACAAAGGAGCTACCCTGACTCTGAGAGTAATTGTCATAACCAATCAGGCGCACGTGATTATTCGGATGTGCGCGATGGCACGCTTCCAGTTCGGCAATAACAACATCAACAGATTGTTCGCCGAACATTGGCAACTTCCACATATACCAGTAGTAGGCATCAGCACGCGCTGGCTCTACGTGTTCTATGGCGGG from Sulfuriferula thiophila encodes:
- a CDS encoding ribulose bisphosphate carboxylase small subunit; amino-acid sequence: MAEIQDYKSTPKYETFSYLPAMTPEKMRRQIAYVISQGWNPAIEHVEPARADAYYWYMWKLPMFGEQSVDVVIAELEACHRAHPNNHVRLIGYDNYSQSQGSSFVVFRGR